Proteins encoded within one genomic window of Hahella chejuensis KCTC 2396:
- a CDS encoding efflux RND transporter permease subunit, whose product MRFTDIFIRRPVLASVVSLIILLLGLNALKTLQVRQYPQLENAVINISTAYPGASSELVSGFITSPIQQAVASAEGIDYLTSSSNQGSSLVEVHLKLGFDSSTAMTEILSKVAEARRQLPSDAEEPVIQKSTTGSTALMYVSFFSRDMSEAQITDYLKRVVQPQLETADGVAKAEILGGKTFAMRVWLNPQKLAAFDLTPQDVARAVGSNSFLSAAGATKGQYITANITADTDLHSVQEFQQLVVKRDDATLVRLQDVATIELDAESDDSAVYFNGNRAVFMAITSLPAANPLEVIDNIYDLMPALEKQLPSALNVKVAYDATKFIRDSINEVIKTVGEATVIVIFVIFLFLGSFRAVMIPVVTIPLSLIGVCFFMLALGYSINLLTLLAMVLAIGLVVDDAIVVVENIHRHIDEGLSPFKAAIIGAREIATPVISMTLTLAAVYAPIGFLGGLTGGLFKEFAFALAGAVIISGVIALTLSPMMCSKLMTETNSKMAIWLDEVFEKLTGAYQRRLHNALNYRPVTLVMVLTMLVSCFFLYQLSNKELARDEDQGIIFSMSTAPVSATHDYVAAYTDEVIKTIETFDERNDYFIVQGADGAANSMFSGMILKTWGERERSQMELVPIMQQRMGDIAGYQSVSFNLPTLPGSSGLPVQFVITTAQDYKVLYELGQELLDEARKSGKFLFVNSDLKFDKPTAHISINRSKAAELGISMQDIGAALATMLSGGYTTRFSVEGRSYKVIPQVLREYRATAEQLDDYYVRTASGELIPLSTIAEVSKGVEPNKRGQFQQLNAMVVEGVMTPGISLGEALSFLEQKAQTIFPQGYGYEYAGQSRQYKQEGSALIFTFFFALLMIYLVLAAQFESFRDPFIILVSVPMSLLGALIPIAFGVTSVNIYTQIGLVTLIGLITKHGILIVEFANQLQVEQGLSKREAIEQAAGIRLRAILMTTAAMVVGEAPLLFASGAGAVSRFDIGLVIASGLSIGTLFTLFVVPTMYMILGADHSQIEKQEDVDGELSHA is encoded by the coding sequence ATGCGTTTTACCGATATATTCATACGCCGTCCGGTGCTGGCGTCCGTCGTCAGCCTGATCATCCTGCTGTTGGGCCTCAACGCCCTGAAAACGCTGCAGGTGAGGCAATACCCACAACTGGAAAATGCGGTCATCAATATTTCCACCGCCTACCCTGGCGCCAGCTCTGAGTTGGTGTCGGGGTTCATCACTTCGCCCATACAACAGGCTGTAGCGAGCGCCGAGGGGATCGACTATCTGACCTCTTCCAGCAATCAAGGCTCCAGTCTGGTGGAAGTGCATCTGAAGCTGGGCTTTGATTCCAGCACCGCGATGACGGAGATTCTGTCCAAGGTGGCGGAGGCCCGTCGTCAGTTGCCGTCGGATGCGGAAGAGCCGGTGATCCAGAAGTCCACGACTGGCTCCACCGCGCTCATGTACGTCAGCTTTTTCAGCCGGGACATGAGTGAAGCGCAGATCACCGACTATCTGAAACGCGTCGTGCAACCCCAGCTGGAAACCGCGGATGGCGTGGCCAAAGCGGAAATTCTTGGCGGTAAGACCTTCGCCATGCGCGTCTGGTTGAATCCGCAGAAGCTGGCGGCCTTCGACCTGACGCCTCAGGACGTGGCCCGCGCCGTCGGCTCCAACAGTTTTCTGTCCGCAGCCGGAGCCACCAAGGGACAGTACATCACCGCCAACATCACCGCCGATACGGACTTGCACAGCGTGCAGGAGTTCCAGCAATTGGTGGTGAAACGGGATGACGCGACCCTGGTGCGTCTGCAGGATGTCGCCACTATCGAGCTGGATGCGGAAAGCGACGACTCAGCGGTGTACTTCAACGGCAATCGCGCCGTATTCATGGCCATCACGTCTCTGCCCGCCGCCAACCCGCTGGAGGTGATCGATAATATCTACGACCTGATGCCCGCGCTTGAAAAGCAGTTGCCCAGCGCCCTGAACGTCAAAGTGGCTTATGACGCCACCAAGTTCATTCGCGACTCCATCAACGAGGTTATCAAGACAGTTGGCGAAGCGACGGTCATCGTTATATTCGTCATCTTTTTGTTCCTGGGCTCTTTCCGCGCCGTGATGATTCCGGTGGTGACCATCCCGTTGTCGCTGATAGGCGTGTGCTTTTTCATGCTGGCGCTGGGGTACTCCATCAACCTGTTGACCCTGCTGGCCATGGTGCTCGCTATCGGTCTGGTGGTGGACGACGCCATCGTGGTGGTGGAGAACATTCACCGACATATCGATGAAGGCCTGTCGCCGTTCAAGGCAGCCATCATTGGAGCACGGGAAATCGCCACGCCAGTCATATCCATGACCCTGACCCTGGCGGCGGTGTACGCGCCGATTGGCTTCCTCGGCGGGCTGACAGGGGGCCTGTTCAAGGAGTTCGCCTTCGCGCTGGCGGGCGCCGTCATCATCTCTGGCGTCATCGCGTTGACGCTGTCGCCAATGATGTGCTCCAAGCTGATGACGGAAACCAACAGCAAGATGGCGATCTGGCTGGATGAGGTGTTTGAAAAGCTCACAGGCGCCTACCAGCGTCGCCTGCATAACGCGCTGAATTATCGCCCGGTCACGCTGGTGATGGTGCTAACCATGCTGGTGAGCTGCTTTTTTCTGTATCAGCTCTCTAACAAAGAGCTGGCCCGGGACGAGGACCAGGGCATCATCTTCAGCATGTCCACTGCGCCAGTGAGCGCGACCCATGACTATGTAGCCGCCTATACGGACGAGGTCATCAAAACCATAGAGACCTTCGATGAAAGAAATGACTATTTCATCGTGCAAGGCGCAGACGGCGCCGCCAACAGCATGTTCTCTGGGATGATTCTAAAGACCTGGGGAGAACGCGAGCGCAGTCAGATGGAGCTGGTTCCCATCATGCAGCAGCGCATGGGGGATATCGCCGGTTATCAGTCGGTTTCCTTTAACCTGCCCACCCTGCCCGGTTCCAGCGGCCTGCCCGTGCAGTTCGTCATCACCACCGCGCAGGATTACAAGGTGCTGTATGAGTTAGGCCAGGAGCTGCTGGACGAAGCGCGCAAGAGCGGCAAGTTCCTGTTCGTTAATTCCGACCTGAAGTTCGACAAGCCCACCGCGCATATTTCCATCAACCGCAGCAAGGCGGCGGAGCTGGGCATCAGCATGCAGGATATCGGCGCCGCATTAGCGACCATGTTGAGCGGCGGCTACACCACCCGCTTCAGTGTGGAGGGGCGCAGTTACAAGGTGATTCCACAGGTGCTGCGGGAATACCGCGCCACGGCGGAGCAACTGGACGACTATTACGTGCGCACCGCCTCAGGCGAATTGATTCCGCTCTCCACCATCGCAGAAGTGTCCAAAGGCGTGGAGCCCAATAAGCGCGGTCAGTTCCAACAGTTGAACGCCATGGTGGTGGAAGGGGTGATGACGCCGGGAATCAGTCTGGGCGAAGCCTTGAGTTTCCTGGAGCAGAAGGCGCAGACCATCTTCCCGCAGGGGTATGGATATGAATACGCCGGACAGTCCCGTCAATACAAGCAGGAAGGCAGCGCGCTGATCTTCACCTTCTTCTTCGCCCTGTTGATGATCTATCTGGTGCTGGCGGCGCAATTCGAAAGCTTCCGCGACCCGTTCATCATTCTGGTGAGCGTGCCGATGTCGCTGCTGGGAGCGCTGATTCCCATCGCCTTTGGCGTGACGTCGGTGAATATCTACACTCAGATTGGCCTAGTGACGCTGATTGGTCTGATCACCAAACACGGCATATTAATTGTCGAGTTCGCCAACCAGTTACAGGTGGAACAGGGGCTGAGCAAGCGCGAAGCCATCGAACAGGCCGCCGGCATTCGTCTGCGGGCGATTCTGATGACCACCGCGGCGATGGTGGTGGGCGAGGCGCCTCTGCTGTTCGCCAGCGGCGCCGGCGCCGTCAGTCGCTTCGACATCGGTCTGGTCATCGCATCCGGTCTGTCCATCGGCACCCTCTTCACGCTGTTCGTGGTGCCCACCATGTATATGATCCTGGGCGCGGACCACAGTCAGATCGAGAAACAGGAGGATGTGGACGGCGAACTGTCCCACGCCTGA
- a CDS encoding efflux RND transporter periplasmic adaptor subunit, with protein MAKRMTIMIVVLAVVFGGIFYFLGYLKPKMMGEYFANFQPPPVTVSSESARTERWTPFYSSIGNVIAVQQVTVTSEEAGVIKSMPISSGAKVEAGDLLVQLDTDVDVAEIKGMQASAELAEATYKRDQKLLERNVASSLDFETSRAQLKNAQAQVESQRARINKKSIRAPFKGTLGIRKVNLGEYVQPGTPIVTLQDLSRVYVNFALPEQLFSQVRNGQQVEAKVAAFPERTFNGKVTAIDARVDQQTRNFTIQATFENPDQALRPGMFAEVKLLLGSEREVTTVPATALESKLYGTSVFVISKAPADGQAASEDAQENLVVERRYVETGLSQNNWTEITKGLEPGESVVTAGQLKLQNGSRVKINNKVELR; from the coding sequence ATGGCTAAACGCATGACGATAATGATTGTCGTACTTGCTGTCGTCTTCGGTGGAATTTTCTACTTCCTGGGCTATCTGAAACCGAAAATGATGGGCGAATATTTCGCCAATTTTCAACCCCCGCCAGTCACCGTTTCATCAGAGAGCGCCCGCACGGAGAGGTGGACGCCCTTCTACAGCTCCATCGGTAACGTCATCGCCGTACAACAGGTGACGGTGACCTCCGAGGAAGCTGGCGTCATCAAATCCATGCCGATTTCGTCCGGCGCCAAAGTGGAAGCCGGCGATCTGCTGGTGCAATTGGATACCGATGTGGACGTCGCGGAGATCAAAGGCATGCAAGCCTCCGCAGAACTCGCGGAAGCCACCTACAAACGCGATCAAAAGCTTTTAGAACGCAACGTCGCCAGCAGCCTGGATTTCGAAACCAGCCGCGCGCAATTGAAGAATGCGCAGGCCCAAGTGGAGAGTCAGCGCGCCCGCATCAACAAGAAGAGCATTCGCGCGCCTTTCAAAGGCACATTGGGCATCCGTAAGGTCAATCTTGGCGAGTATGTGCAGCCAGGAACGCCGATAGTCACTTTGCAGGACTTGTCCCGGGTGTACGTCAATTTCGCTCTGCCAGAGCAGCTGTTCAGCCAAGTGCGTAATGGGCAGCAGGTAGAAGCCAAAGTGGCGGCGTTTCCCGAGCGCACTTTTAACGGCAAAGTCACAGCCATCGACGCCCGCGTGGATCAGCAAACCCGGAATTTCACCATCCAGGCGACTTTCGAGAATCCCGACCAGGCGCTGCGCCCCGGCATGTTCGCAGAAGTAAAACTGTTGCTGGGATCTGAGCGCGAGGTCACCACCGTGCCCGCCACTGCGCTGGAGTCCAAGCTGTACGGCACTTCCGTATTCGTTATCAGCAAAGCTCCCGCAGATGGACAAGCCGCCAGCGAAGACGCGCAGGAAAACCTGGTCGTCGAGCGCCGCTATGTGGAAACGGGGCTGTCACAGAACAACTGGACAGAAATCACTAAAGGGCTGGAGCCCGGCGAGTCCGTCGTCACCGCCGGTCAGCTCAAACTGCAGAACGGCTCCCGCGTGAAAATCAACAACAAAGTGGAACTGCGCTGA
- a CDS encoding autotransporter assembly complex protein TamA: MRLIRCLASFTFILAVSGLSHAIDIPFFSDKLKYEVVVEDNEELKSLVEDELDRQRDENLTLKQYTNPVKIARYEKDIIQRLLRSQGYYAGAVEYRLKDDDKGVTYLLTPGPLYKVKKITFDVPEALKLPRASTWPLREERALVASNVLDTQDALKKYIQESACYYEVKLSYVAEVNHADHSSTVVYRMEPSPSVNFGEIAITGLTSVKEEYLRNKLGYEAGQCFNRARVDQARLNLLKTNLIARIETNIAQPDNGRVNTSFTLQERNHRTRKAGIGYSTDEGFGLSLGWEHRNILGAGEKIEVGGRVSQVRRTVEGELTLPNFFRDDQSAVLNGDLTKKELDAYDSLSAQTSLTIKRQFTDILSGSIGTQLKYSEITDEGVTEEFGLVSFPFTLKLDTTDNLLDPRKGFILTAGVQPYIDTLETSRRFVKTTFSASTYLTADSFYWEPTLALRAATGSISGQSTADIPADERFYVGGGGSVRGYPYQSLSRITGDDPFGGSSFNEVSVETRFRFSESWGAVLFVDGGFAFDDANLQPGEELKWGAGVGLRYFTFFAPIRFDVGVPLSPRDDVDDNFQLYISIGQAF, from the coding sequence ATGCGTTTAATAAGGTGTTTAGCTAGTTTCACATTTATTCTGGCCGTTTCCGGACTCTCTCACGCCATCGACATTCCTTTCTTTTCAGACAAACTCAAATATGAAGTTGTGGTGGAGGATAACGAGGAACTGAAATCTCTGGTGGAGGATGAGCTGGATCGGCAACGGGATGAGAACCTCACGCTCAAGCAATACACCAACCCGGTCAAAATCGCCCGCTACGAGAAAGACATCATTCAACGTCTGCTGCGTTCACAAGGATATTACGCGGGAGCGGTGGAGTATCGCCTCAAGGACGATGACAAAGGCGTGACCTATCTATTGACCCCCGGTCCTCTGTACAAAGTAAAAAAGATTACCTTTGATGTGCCGGAAGCCCTCAAGCTGCCTAGAGCATCCACTTGGCCTTTGCGGGAGGAGCGCGCGCTGGTGGCGTCCAATGTGTTGGACACTCAGGATGCGCTGAAAAAATACATCCAGGAAAGCGCCTGCTATTACGAAGTGAAACTCAGCTATGTGGCGGAGGTGAATCACGCCGACCATTCCTCAACGGTGGTTTATCGTATGGAGCCCAGTCCCAGCGTCAATTTCGGAGAGATCGCCATAACCGGACTGACCTCCGTGAAAGAAGAGTATCTGCGCAATAAGCTGGGTTATGAGGCAGGGCAATGCTTTAACCGCGCCCGGGTGGATCAGGCGCGCTTGAACCTGCTCAAGACGAACCTGATTGCGCGTATTGAGACCAACATTGCGCAGCCGGATAATGGACGCGTGAATACGTCCTTTACTTTGCAGGAACGTAACCACCGCACCCGTAAAGCCGGTATCGGCTACAGCACGGACGAGGGATTCGGTTTATCCCTTGGCTGGGAGCATCGGAACATTCTGGGCGCCGGCGAGAAGATTGAAGTGGGCGGGCGGGTGTCTCAGGTGCGTCGCACCGTGGAAGGGGAGCTGACGCTGCCGAACTTTTTTCGCGACGACCAAAGCGCCGTCCTGAATGGCGATCTCACCAAGAAAGAGCTGGATGCGTATGATTCCCTTAGCGCGCAGACCAGTCTGACAATCAAGCGTCAGTTTACGGATATTCTGTCCGGCTCCATCGGGACGCAACTGAAATACAGTGAAATCACTGATGAAGGCGTGACCGAAGAGTTCGGCCTGGTGTCTTTCCCGTTCACCTTGAAACTGGATACGACCGACAATCTCCTTGATCCGCGTAAAGGGTTCATTCTTACCGCTGGCGTCCAGCCATATATTGATACACTGGAAACCTCCCGCCGCTTTGTGAAAACCACTTTTTCCGCCAGTACATATCTGACAGCGGATTCTTTTTACTGGGAACCGACTCTGGCGCTGCGGGCGGCCACGGGGTCGATTTCCGGACAATCCACCGCCGACATTCCCGCTGATGAACGCTTTTATGTGGGCGGTGGCGGCTCTGTGCGCGGCTATCCCTATCAGTCATTAAGCCGGATCACCGGTGACGATCCCTTTGGCGGCAGTTCCTTTAACGAAGTGTCCGTGGAGACCCGTTTTCGCTTTTCCGAGAGCTGGGGAGCGGTCCTCTTCGTAGATGGCGGTTTCGCCTTTGACGACGCCAACTTGCAGCCTGGAGAAGAGTTGAAGTGGGGCGCGGGAGTCGGCCTGCGTTATTTCACTTTCTTTGCGCCCATCCGCTTTGACGTGGGCGTTCCGCTCAGCCCAAGAGACGACGTGGATGACAACTTTCAGCTGTATATCAGCATAGGGCAGGCTTTCTGA
- a CDS encoding translocation/assembly module TamB domain-containing protein, with amino-acid sequence MLRKWWVRWPAHFVSLLMSLIVFIVLLAVTFVGSESGRVWLLGKGLPLALKGSPVRIEVEDVGSPDLGHWSFGLLEVYLNEKQLVRARALDLQVDINSLFAQRVHVDNLSADDLYINLVDTLPESSEEEDEDAPDSGAAAMWPVALDELSLLRLKVKAPGMEDIPAAKIHGSGTLYWTDVPLTLELNAGTLEDKPAQIAIATQWDEQKRLTLTAMLNEPAGGWLGGLAKMPAWQALDVELKAVIAQSEPSGQTTDGSRQGPTYGIDLQQLKAPLFGHNLRASGKVDVNLDAFLVQTEGLDIYVDQRLQKIRGRVTDEELDAQVDIDRFPLDVLAPWTKDFSSGNASASLRATGSLNDPKASGNVSVRTNFGGKPLIASVRGSGGKDKIVVESLSASLDELQAQASGTVDLAAEKLNIRVTRAQTPLSYLSLLEIAPPEGLTLFAEATNVSVTGPYVSPNYEGQVAARGAYLDLPFTVQGGVKGGVDSVILRDARVNTRDAWVTASGKIDWSKSLLDLSAKGGKIPLDLLSKLEIELPPELGPTLVGVDAKVKGKFTKPEFSGVAQVAGSFKSQAFAVSANLSGSPDALNFRSFRAELPRAPSAEGNAASQAELATLEGSGQVSIAKSTLNLDVTAHKLPYSLAALADVALPPDLSGDLDADLHVEGPFTNPKVSGRLHTAGRYSTLPFEVSGEGSGGTQGVDISSLSANLGEAGRVDLSGWWRPDGFDVSLHCSGVNTKSLQAFGWEMQHGVLNTDLRLQGSLQQPKVDGYFAYATEIEGMDDKGRKQKYPFQLHTDISTREDEILSLFTVVKKDDTQTGRVKLDINARTYLDFFNQLQGEPDVRKIPLDVSVAGNLETRWLNFLLDPDIHRFSGDLNLNLSAQGVLGDPLLNGDLKLQDGFYENRITSTLFKDAQANLAFAGRKMTLSDSSASDGGSGKLELLGHVDWSELNGGEENEDNPIALQLVATNASILRRSDMEGAVSGKLTLEGDFKNLLLSGKVEVLPFAMMLDAALGRDIPEIEVREVAKEEQEDESILPLPKVALDIRLIVNQQAFLRGRGLEAELKGRVFAKGPLESASYRGSFETLRGTFEVFGKKFDLEEGEVLFENDSFTMFIVGVYTSKDTEYRAELSGSLASLKVNLSSNPPLPEDEILSQLMFGKSVRNITPIQAYRLAAAVQTLRGEGGSFFDPIATTRDLLGVDTLSVDTQETDNGSGVSVGVGKYLTERVYLELERTPDPAQPWKGSVEVELNPNLNLETTTGGQSGFGGVELQWKQDY; translated from the coding sequence ATGCTGCGTAAGTGGTGGGTGCGTTGGCCGGCTCATTTTGTCTCCCTGCTCATGAGCCTGATTGTATTTATCGTGCTGTTGGCGGTGACGTTCGTCGGCAGTGAAAGCGGCCGCGTCTGGTTATTGGGGAAAGGGTTGCCGCTGGCGCTGAAAGGTTCGCCGGTCAGAATCGAGGTAGAGGACGTCGGCAGTCCGGACCTGGGGCACTGGAGCTTTGGGCTGCTGGAAGTCTATCTCAATGAAAAACAGCTGGTGCGCGCACGTGCGCTGGATCTGCAGGTGGACATCAACAGCCTGTTCGCCCAGCGGGTGCATGTGGACAATCTGTCGGCGGATGATCTGTATATAAACCTGGTCGACACTCTGCCCGAGTCCAGCGAAGAGGAGGACGAGGACGCGCCTGATTCGGGAGCTGCGGCAATGTGGCCGGTGGCGTTGGATGAGTTGTCCCTGCTGCGCTTGAAGGTTAAAGCGCCGGGGATGGAGGACATTCCCGCCGCGAAGATTCATGGCTCCGGCACACTGTATTGGACGGATGTTCCCCTTACACTAGAGCTTAACGCTGGGACGCTTGAAGATAAGCCGGCGCAGATCGCCATCGCTACGCAATGGGATGAGCAAAAGCGGCTGACGTTGACGGCGATGTTGAATGAACCGGCTGGCGGCTGGTTGGGCGGATTGGCGAAAATGCCCGCCTGGCAGGCGCTGGATGTGGAGCTGAAAGCGGTGATAGCGCAGTCTGAACCTTCGGGTCAAACGACTGACGGTTCCCGGCAAGGCCCTACTTACGGCATCGATTTACAGCAATTGAAAGCGCCGTTGTTCGGCCACAACCTGCGCGCATCCGGGAAAGTGGACGTGAATCTGGATGCGTTTCTGGTGCAGACAGAAGGATTAGACATCTACGTCGATCAGCGTCTGCAAAAAATCCGCGGGCGGGTGACGGATGAGGAACTGGACGCGCAGGTGGATATCGATCGCTTTCCGCTGGATGTACTGGCCCCCTGGACCAAGGACTTCAGCTCCGGCAACGCCAGCGCGAGTCTGCGCGCCACGGGCTCGCTCAATGACCCGAAAGCCTCGGGCAACGTCAGCGTCCGCACCAACTTCGGCGGCAAGCCGTTGATCGCTTCCGTACGCGGCAGCGGCGGCAAAGATAAAATTGTCGTGGAATCCCTGAGCGCCAGCCTGGACGAATTGCAGGCGCAGGCCAGTGGAACGGTGGATCTGGCCGCGGAGAAACTGAATATCCGCGTGACCCGGGCGCAGACGCCGTTGAGCTATCTCAGCTTGTTGGAGATAGCCCCGCCAGAAGGTTTAACATTATTTGCTGAAGCCACCAACGTGTCGGTCACCGGCCCTTACGTGTCGCCGAATTATGAGGGACAAGTGGCCGCCCGCGGCGCCTATCTGGATCTGCCTTTCACTGTGCAAGGCGGAGTGAAGGGCGGCGTCGACTCCGTAATTCTGCGGGATGCGCGTGTGAATACGAGAGACGCCTGGGTGACGGCTTCCGGCAAAATCGACTGGAGCAAGTCGCTGCTCGATCTGAGCGCCAAGGGCGGTAAAATCCCGCTGGACCTGCTCAGCAAACTGGAAATCGAGCTACCGCCCGAATTGGGTCCGACCCTGGTTGGCGTCGACGCCAAGGTAAAAGGTAAATTCACCAAACCGGAGTTCTCGGGTGTGGCGCAGGTCGCAGGAAGTTTCAAATCGCAAGCCTTTGCGGTGAGCGCGAACCTGTCCGGCTCCCCCGATGCCTTGAACTTTCGCTCATTTCGCGCCGAACTGCCTCGCGCGCCATCCGCCGAGGGCAATGCCGCAAGCCAGGCCGAGCTGGCCACCTTGGAAGGTTCTGGGCAGGTCAGCATCGCTAAAAGTACGCTTAACCTGGATGTAACGGCGCATAAACTGCCGTATTCTCTGGCCGCATTGGCGGATGTGGCGTTGCCGCCGGATCTGAGCGGCGATCTGGATGCGGATTTGCATGTGGAAGGGCCATTTACCAATCCTAAAGTTTCCGGTCGCCTGCATACCGCCGGACGTTATTCAACGCTGCCGTTTGAGGTGAGCGGAGAAGGCTCAGGTGGGACGCAGGGCGTGGATATTTCCTCCTTGAGCGCGAACCTGGGCGAAGCCGGGCGCGTTGATCTGTCCGGCTGGTGGCGGCCTGACGGCTTTGATGTTTCTTTGCATTGTTCTGGTGTGAACACAAAGAGTTTGCAGGCTTTTGGCTGGGAGATGCAGCATGGAGTGCTCAACACTGATCTGAGACTGCAGGGCTCTCTACAACAACCCAAAGTAGATGGGTATTTCGCCTATGCCACGGAAATCGAGGGAATGGACGACAAGGGGCGAAAGCAGAAGTACCCGTTTCAGTTACATACTGACATTTCCACTCGGGAAGATGAAATCTTATCGTTGTTCACAGTAGTTAAGAAAGACGATACGCAGACCGGCAGAGTGAAGCTGGATATCAACGCGCGTACTTACCTGGATTTTTTCAACCAACTGCAGGGCGAGCCGGACGTGCGCAAGATCCCGCTGGATGTCTCTGTGGCGGGCAATTTGGAGACGCGTTGGCTGAACTTCCTGCTGGACCCGGATATTCACCGCTTTTCCGGCGACCTGAATCTTAACCTCTCCGCCCAGGGCGTTCTTGGCGATCCTCTATTGAATGGCGACTTAAAACTGCAGGATGGATTTTACGAAAACCGCATCACCAGCACCCTGTTCAAAGACGCTCAGGCCAATCTGGCGTTCGCCGGTCGTAAAATGACGCTGAGCGACAGCTCCGCCAGCGACGGCGGCTCCGGCAAGCTGGAGCTGCTCGGCCATGTGGATTGGAGCGAGCTGAATGGCGGCGAAGAAAATGAGGATAATCCGATAGCGCTGCAGTTAGTCGCCACCAACGCCAGTATCCTGCGGCGTTCCGATATGGAAGGCGCTGTGTCCGGCAAGTTGACGCTGGAAGGGGACTTCAAGAATCTGCTGCTGAGCGGCAAAGTCGAGGTGCTGCCGTTCGCGATGATGCTGGATGCGGCGTTAGGCCGGGATATTCCAGAGATTGAAGTGCGTGAGGTCGCCAAAGAAGAACAGGAGGATGAAAGCATTCTGCCTCTGCCCAAGGTCGCTCTGGATATCCGCCTGATCGTCAATCAGCAGGCCTTTCTGCGTGGACGCGGATTGGAAGCGGAGCTGAAAGGCCGTGTGTTCGCCAAAGGGCCTCTGGAATCCGCGTCTTATCGTGGAAGCTTTGAAACCTTGCGCGGAACCTTTGAGGTATTCGGTAAGAAATTCGATCTGGAGGAAGGGGAAGTGTTGTTTGAAAACGACAGCTTCACCATGTTTATCGTCGGCGTCTACACCAGCAAAGACACAGAATACCGCGCGGAACTGTCAGGGTCGCTGGCGTCGCTGAAGGTGAATCTGAGTTCGAACCCGCCTTTGCCGGAAGATGAAATTCTATCGCAGCTCATGTTCGGCAAATCCGTGCGCAACATCACGCCGATTCAGGCGTATCGTCTGGCGGCGGCGGTGCAGACGCTGCGTGGGGAAGGCGGCAGTTTCTTTGATCCGATCGCCACCACCCGCGATCTGCTGGGCGTTGACACCCTGTCCGTCGACACACAGGAAACCGACAACGGCAGCGGCGTATCCGTCGGCGTGGGTAAATATCTGACTGAACGCGTCTACCTGGAGCTGGAGCGTACTCCAGACCCGGCGCAGCCATGGAAAGGCTCTGTCGAGGTGGAGTTGAACCCCAACCTCAATCTGGAGACGACCACCGGCGGACAGTCCGGCTTCGGCGGCGTCGAATTACAGTGGAAACAGGACTACTGA
- the ccoM gene encoding cytochrome c oxidase subunit CcoM — translation MYIDETIIAGLLVVGMTIAFFGGVYVVLKKENDKHRKHH, via the coding sequence ATGTACATCGACGAAACCATCATCGCGGGATTACTGGTAGTGGGTATGACCATCGCATTCTTCGGCGGCGTCTATGTCGTACTGAAAAAAGAAAACGACAAGCACCGGAAACATCACTGA
- a CDS encoding chalcone isomerase family protein has product MSNPLTLSSMLFIVLLSLTAPSFAVTLQGVEVPETLPPEGDRPSLSLNGAATRRFLVFVDVYVGALYVEQTTHEAPALLADEGYRRMEFTMLRDVRGRKIADAFYEGMRLNISKQQAEDIRGEIEQMVHMFDQKLKKGDTAVVEYIPGVGAQVWLDGRDRGVIPGKKLFDAILSIWIGDYPVSQDFKAGILGAPQQSASRTTERN; this is encoded by the coding sequence ATGAGCAACCCCCTAACGCTATCGTCGATGCTGTTTATCGTCTTGTTGAGCCTGACTGCGCCGTCCTTTGCGGTGACGCTGCAAGGCGTGGAAGTTCCTGAAACCCTGCCGCCGGAGGGCGATCGCCCTTCTCTTTCCTTGAATGGAGCCGCTACGCGCCGCTTTTTGGTCTTTGTCGATGTTTATGTCGGCGCGCTGTATGTGGAGCAAACGACTCACGAAGCGCCAGCTCTGTTAGCCGATGAAGGATACCGGCGTATGGAGTTCACCATGCTGCGGGACGTGCGCGGCCGCAAAATCGCTGACGCCTTTTACGAAGGCATGCGCCTGAACATCAGCAAGCAGCAGGCGGAAGACATCCGCGGAGAAATCGAGCAAATGGTGCATATGTTCGACCAGAAGCTGAAAAAGGGAGACACAGCGGTTGTGGAATATATTCCTGGCGTCGGCGCTCAAGTCTGGTTGGACGGACGCGATCGCGGCGTTATTCCCGGCAAGAAGCTGTTTGACGCCATTCTTTCCATCTGGATTGGCGACTACCCTGTCAGTCAGGACTTCAAAGCCGGGATTCTGGGGGCGCCGCAACAGTCGGCGAGTCGAACCACTGAGCGGAATTGA